In one window of Clavelina lepadiformis chromosome 4, kaClaLepa1.1, whole genome shotgun sequence DNA:
- the LOC143453070 gene encoding uncharacterized protein LOC143453070 gives MKVETYSDNEEAYVIWESPNFADNSGVSPVVVNNYDPGSFSVGFYNVSYQARDRSGNVGTCIFQLGVITYDSPCLAPASPTNGHVTCTTDPIDKLQKCRISCDPEHHLSLADPYIKCVDDGEDGKKWIPLLNQGISIKLEFVAPEPSVSHVKQDIVLHYICPCRPSPTFYEARLIDLESSLKTQADCPTRPHQLGLCRDKGKVIADCIDEKILKFTVTVDLYSLRGLTSTKDVRQIVTRSATKLLDSANFGDIVTYGLDNRKVKSNYTTNSVSEAQVVCSERSDGKRGFIATEEGCVPCPKGTYLVGEKCDFCPMDTYQNTTGQQFCQRCPGSLGTHIPGASDKSYCKVTKDMSSGSSGVILIAVGVVGGLLVLVAVVIIVVFIRKRKRNNRYKKEQERKRREQEARRRRHDQRKRARQGGRSEREKNKGKTTSRDSAESKSQEERNRSKDTPSSIPSTRSVTPVVTVTPPPKDDARSGSSAAPSSIQGTRSVKSLGESTGPESAIFTDVTSDTASVVSSEPPLKSALKKRRNPPPTDSVFDDDTSTVISASTITSAQLKRVDIKKRSTSLDDDVRRGRSTTRSSSMRAPSVSPTKLRNSFASRKAQPNGMQRSMSFDRGNSRPNPQRMYPARFNRPLGPSPPQIVRMPPPGVHMPHNYVTATPRPGVPIYGAYPLRMRPPMGPRGPMGPRMYQPAPMRLPYMGPRTRGSLPFQPNQPRRGGYWDGGYDNSPDWEPMNRGNDTPNRSMTLPRPGMMPRYQFQERGIPGASPYQSRRPPPPYYA, from the exons ACTTACG ATTCCCCATGCCTGGCTCCGGCCTCACCTACCAACGGCCACGTGACCTGCACGACGGATCCGATCGACAAATTGCAGAAGTGCAGGATATCATGTGACCCTGAACATCACCTTTCATTGGCCGATCCCTACATCAAGTGTGTAGACGACGGCGAAGACGGGAAGAAGTGGATTCCGTTGTTGAATCAAGGAATTT CCATCAAATTAGAGTTTGTTGCTCCAGAACCTTCAGTGAGTCACGTGAAGCAAGACATCGTCCTCCATTACATCTGCCCCTGTCGTCCTTCCCCCACTTTCTACGAGGCGCGATTAATCGATTTAGAATCGTCACTCAAGACCCAAGCCGATTGCCCTACCAGGCCTCATCAACTCGGGCTGTGTCGAGACAAGGGCAAGGTCATCGCCGATTGCATCGACGAAAAGATTCTCAAGTTCACGGTCACG GTCGATCTTTACTCTCTTCGCGGTTTGACGTCAACCAAAGACGTCCGACAGATTGTGACGCGATCAGCAACCAAGCTGCTGGACAGCGCCAACTTTGGTGATATTGTGACGTATGGTTTAGATAACAGAAAGGTGAAGTCAAACTATACGACAAACTCGGTGTCAGAGGCTCAGGTGGTCTGCAGCGAGAGGTCGGATGGAAAAAGAGGATTCATAGCCACCGAGGAAGGATGCG TTCCGTGCCCGAAGGGCACATACCTGGTTGGGGAGAAATGCGACTTTTGTCCGATGGACACCTACCAGAACACCACAGGTCAGCAGTTCTGCCAGAGATGTCCGGGAAGTCTCGGCACCCACATCCCAGGAGCATCCGATAAAAGTTATT GTAAAGTGACGAAAGACATGTCGTCGGGGTCATCGGGGGTCATCTTAATAGCGGTCGGAGTGGTTGGAGGATTGCTGGTGCTGGTAGCTGTTGTCATCATTGTTGTCTTCATCAGGAAGCGAAAGAGGAACAACCGCTACAAGAAAGAGCAAGAGAGAAAGAGGAGAGAACAAGAA gCAAGACGCAGACGTCACGACCAAAGGAAACGAGCGCGACAAGGAGGGAGAAGCgaaagagaaaaaaacaaaGGGAAGACAACGTCACGTGACAGCGCAGAAAGCAAGAGCCAGGAAGAAAGAAACCGAAGCAAAG ACACCCCATCGAGCATTCCTTCGACTCGTTCTGTAACTCCGGTAGTGACCGTGACACCTCCTCCTAAAGACGATGCTCGGAGTGGTTCTTCTGCAGCGCCATCAAGCATCCAGGGAACAAGGTCCGTGAAATCTCTGGGGGAGTCGACCGGGCCCGAGAGCGCGATCTTCACCGACGTCACAAGCGATACAGCGAGTGTCGTGTCCAGTGAACCTCCGTTGAAGAGCGCGTTAAAGAAACGAAGGAATCCTCCACCTACGGATAGCGTGTTCGATGACGACACATCTACTGTGATATCCGCATCCACCATCACCTCCGCACAACTCAAGAGAGTTGAC ATAAAGAAGCGGTCAACGTCATTAGATGATGACGTAAGACGAGGAAGGTCAACTACCAGGTCATCCAGCATGAGAGCGCCCAGTGTTTCTCCGACGAAATTAAGAAATTCGTTTGCTTCACGCAAAG caCAACCAAATGGAATGCAGCGATCGATGAGCTTTGACAGGGGCAATTCCCGACCTAACCCCCAAAGAATGTACCCAGCTCGCTTCAATCGACCTCTTGGCCCCTCCCCTCCCCAGATAGTTCGAATGCCCCCGCCCGGGGTCCATATGCCACATAACTACGTCACTGCAACTCCTCGTCCAGGTGTTCCCATATACGGGGCTTACCCTCTCCGGATGAGGCCACCTATGGGTCCTAGAGGACCTATGGGTCCAAGAATGTACCAGCCAGCACCTATGAGGCTGCCCTACATGGGACCGCGGACCCGTG GATCCCTCCCCTTTCAGCCGAATCAGCCACGTCGCGGAGGCTACTGGGACGGGGGGTACGATAATTCCCCTGACTGGGAACCTATGAACAGAG gCAACGACACTCCGAATCGTTCTATGACGTTGCCACGACCAGGAATGATGCCAAGATACCAGTTTCAAGAAAGGGGAATTCCAGGTGCAAGCCCTTACCAGTCCCGGAGGCCCCCACCCCCTTATTATGCGTAA
- the LOC143452280 gene encoding uncharacterized protein LOC143452280 isoform X1 translates to MLLVSCMSGVLTNGDYCLESGLQLADLPLTHVIVKEEFVTLSFGERTRLMNFLAEVLFRETETQDLDSIPCAISEGMLTLLEDDTDGPSTSFSFASANDSEISVNVSTNSDDVSSNQSISHAPTGSHAFNKVC, encoded by the exons ATGTTGTTAGTTTCCTGTATGTCAGGTGTTTTAACAAATGGCGACTATTGTTTAGAGAGTGGATTACAACTTGCTGACTTGCCACTCACACATGTTATCGTCAAAGAAGAGTTTGTCACATTATCTTTTGGAGAAAGAACACGATTAATGAATTTCCTTGCTGAAGTGTTATTTCGTGAG ACCGAAACTCAAGATCTTGACAGCATACCATGTGCAATTTCTGAAGGTATGCTTACCCTTCTTGAAGACGACACCGATGGGCCGTCCACATCCTTTTCGTTCGCGTCAGCAAACGATAGTGAAATAAGCGTGAATGTATCCACCAATAGCGACGACGTGTCTTCCAACCAATCCATCTCTCATGCACCGACTGGCTCCCATGCGTTTAACAAGGTGTGTTGA
- the LOC143453457 gene encoding rhomboid-related protein 2-like: MASGDVEMATRGNSQNLGWIFDQYAGPDGKIPTRKFEDIVEQYRSSLSESTIRKLLQYADTNKDGYITKEELERFEAEDNETIARRTGIDVKELSTFKKGVRAVGGFVLTNENDQKLYYEHYSCLPPPLFMILVSVAELVVYIYYGATYGEWLTYAPELVNSPLIFDPQKRQEAWRFVSYMLLHAGLEHILFNLIIQLLLGIPLEMVHGGLRVGAIYMAGVLGGSLASSVFDPCVPLVGASGGVYSLFTAQLANVVLNGDVMHKLSSLIRTIFVVFVLCADFGYSIYRRFQTTTAGTRVSFVAHVAGTIAGLTMGLMVLHNFKKSLRDKVVFWIAVAVYSAFMIFAIFWNIFSKSYDNCL; the protein is encoded by the exons ATGGCAAGTGGAGACGTAGAAATGGCGACGCGCGGAAATTCTCAG AACTTGGGATGGATTTTTGACCAG TATGCTGGACCGGATGGAAAGATACCGACGCGAAAATTCGAAGATATCGTGGAGCAGTATCGCTCCTCGTTATCAGAGAGCACCATCCGGAAGCTCCTCCAGTATGCCGACACAAACAAGGATGGTTACATCACTAAGGAGGAACTTGAGCGATTT GAAGCTGAAGATAATGAGACGATCGCGAGGAGGACAGGGATCGATGTAAAGGAGCTCTCGACGTTCAAGAAAGGAGTCCGCGCGGTCGGAGGATTCGTCCTTACTAACGAGAACGACCAGAAGCTCTACTACGAGCATTACTCCTGCCTCCCTCCACCACTCTTCATGATCCTCGTCAGCGTCGCTGAG CTTGTCGTCTATATATACTATGGGGCCACGTATGGGGAGTGGCTGACCTATGCCCCGGAACTGGTGAACAGCCCCCTAATATTTGACCCCCAGAAGCGCCAGGAAGCGTGGCGCTTCGTTTCGTACATGCTCCTGCACGCCGG acTCGAGCACATTCTCTTCAATCTCATCATACAACTGCTGCTGGGGATTCCCCTGGAAATGGTACATGGGGGACTGCGAGTTGGAGCGATTTATATGGCTGGAGTGCTAGGCG GCTCGCTTGCCAGCTCCGTGTTTGATCCATGCGTTCCGCTAGTTGGCGCCAGCGGAGGCGTTTATTCCTTGTTCACCGCCCAACTCGCTAACGTTGTACTG AATGGTGACGTCATGCACAAGCTGTCGAGCTTGATACGAACAATCTTCGTCGTTTTCGTTC TGTGCGCCGACTTCGGATACTCCATCTACCGGCGATTCCAAACGACAACAGCGGGCACTAGAGTGAGCTTCGTAGCCCACGTGGCGGGAACGATAGCTGGTCTCACCATGGGCTTGATGGTCCTTCACAACTTCAAGAAGTCACTCCGTGATAAAGTCGTCTTCTGGATCGCCGTCGCCGTCTACAGCGCCTTCATGATCTTTGCAATATTCTGGAACATTTTCTCCAAGTCTTATGACAACTGCCTTTag
- the LOC143452280 gene encoding uncharacterized protein LOC143452280 isoform X2, with translation MNFLAEVLFRETETQDLDSIPCAISEGMLTLLEDDTDGPSTSFSFASANDSEISVNVSTNSDDVSSNQSISHAPTGSHAFNKVC, from the exons ATGAATTTCCTTGCTGAAGTGTTATTTCGTGAG ACCGAAACTCAAGATCTTGACAGCATACCATGTGCAATTTCTGAAGGTATGCTTACCCTTCTTGAAGACGACACCGATGGGCCGTCCACATCCTTTTCGTTCGCGTCAGCAAACGATAGTGAAATAAGCGTGAATGTATCCACCAATAGCGACGACGTGTCTTCCAACCAATCCATCTCTCATGCACCGACTGGCTCCCATGCGTTTAACAAGGTGTGTTGA